Proteins from one Chitinophaga oryzae genomic window:
- a CDS encoding TonB-dependent receptor: MKLTFLLMTVAFMQVSAAAFSQQVTLRLEKASLKTVFAEIRRQTGYDVLFSTEILEKATPVSISVKDASIDEVMATALYHQPLSYRVEGKIILIGSKTLTPATAPLLVKMPVKGRVTNDKGEPLPGVSILEKGTANGTITDGQGAFSLNVQGPASVLTVRFIGYAQQDIKAAVTMNIVLLEDLSAMSEVVVVGYGSQKKANLTGAVSSVKMDEVLGDRPVSSASQALQGAVPGLQITYGSGQPGTSTAINIRGYTSINGGEPLVLVDNVPMDIDDVNPKDIDNVTVLKDAAAASIYGARAAFGVILVTTKKGKKNQPVRFNYSTNFTFSSPTTLPQKATPLELVRALKDFGTNSYWTGQNVNTWLKLLEEYQQNPAAYPDGYTTVNGLKYPLMQTDLYGELFNRGFEQMHNFSFGGGSEKTTFRVSGGYTGEDGILVTNKDKYTRYNFNAYLGTELTKNLNASVNLFYKNSNRTTPADFGSLFYNAITYSSYIPTGYGTAPNGDVLPYNTPNNVVRTEPVNTAFGDDLRLFGKLEYNPLNGLKITGEYTYNKKNEDNRQIRGKNEYINAATYDRQFLNNNTRYTRANDRTVYQAVNLYASYTKALGQHHATVLIGTNQEISKQENFSINRLDILSPQVPSLSTSTGTIAGGDGFGEYAISGYFGRINYDYKNKYLLEVNGRFDGSSRFAPGHRFGFFPSVSAGWNVSEEAFMKPLSPVLSQWKLRASFGEIGNQVVFKTDKAGNRVPNYYPYIPGMEPYNAAWTDPATNIRYVSLGMPALVSSDFTWETVRTLDFGTDFSLFRDRLNTTFDWYRRSTLNMLAPGAELPAILGAPAPLQNVADLESKGWELQMSWKDKIRSVSYSIGFNLSDSRAFITRYNNPAGLLNINANGQLDNYYTGQEIGEIWGFGTYGFYTVDDFRKGSLDANLQKGTLLPGVPGYRGVPQNPGDIRYEDLNGDGQIFTGNNTLSDPGDRKIIGNSQRRFQFGIFGNASWNNFDFSFFLQGVGKRDLWLSNQLYWPYLNQFGTMYKHNLDYWTPSNPNGFYPRGYPDGAGNADKSRFVQTKYLSNGAYLRVKNITLGYTVPKSLLKRIFIDNIRVFVTGENLFTFDHLPDGMEADANIVSDGGIYPFLKKYSFGLNVNF; the protein is encoded by the coding sequence ATGAAGCTGACGTTTCTGTTGATGACGGTCGCTTTTATGCAGGTGTCGGCTGCAGCATTTTCGCAGCAGGTGACGCTCAGACTGGAAAAAGCCTCCCTGAAAACAGTGTTCGCCGAAATCCGGCGACAGACCGGGTATGATGTGCTGTTCAGCACGGAAATACTGGAGAAAGCCACCCCGGTAAGCATATCGGTAAAAGACGCTTCCATCGACGAAGTGATGGCCACAGCGCTCTATCATCAACCCCTGTCATACCGGGTCGAAGGGAAAATCATCCTGATTGGCAGCAAAACACTCACCCCCGCCACCGCGCCGCTCCTCGTGAAGATGCCGGTGAAAGGCCGGGTGACCAACGACAAAGGGGAACCGCTCCCCGGCGTCAGCATCCTCGAGAAAGGGACCGCCAACGGCACCATTACCGACGGACAAGGCGCGTTTTCGCTCAACGTGCAGGGACCGGCGTCAGTGCTGACGGTCCGCTTTATCGGGTACGCTCAGCAGGACATCAAAGCCGCGGTCACCATGAACATCGTGTTGCTGGAAGACCTGTCTGCCATGAGCGAAGTAGTGGTAGTGGGCTACGGCTCCCAGAAAAAAGCGAACCTCACCGGCGCCGTCAGCTCCGTGAAAATGGATGAAGTCCTCGGCGACAGGCCCGTGAGCTCCGCCTCACAAGCCCTGCAGGGCGCGGTCCCGGGCCTGCAGATCACCTACGGCTCCGGACAGCCCGGCACCTCCACAGCTATCAACATCCGCGGCTATACCTCTATCAACGGCGGCGAACCACTGGTGCTGGTAGACAACGTTCCCATGGACATCGATGATGTAAATCCCAAAGACATCGACAACGTTACTGTACTCAAAGACGCAGCGGCAGCGTCTATCTACGGCGCCCGCGCTGCCTTCGGCGTGATACTGGTCACCACCAAAAAAGGAAAGAAAAACCAGCCCGTCCGCTTTAACTATTCCACCAACTTCACTTTCAGCTCACCTACCACGCTGCCGCAGAAAGCCACGCCGCTGGAACTGGTGCGCGCACTGAAAGACTTCGGTACCAACTCCTACTGGACCGGCCAGAACGTGAACACCTGGCTGAAACTGCTGGAGGAATACCAGCAAAACCCGGCTGCTTACCCCGACGGCTATACGACGGTGAACGGCCTGAAATATCCGCTGATGCAAACAGACCTCTACGGTGAACTGTTCAACCGCGGCTTTGAACAGATGCACAACTTCTCTTTCGGCGGCGGCTCTGAAAAAACAACGTTCCGCGTGTCCGGCGGCTACACCGGGGAAGACGGCATCCTTGTCACCAACAAAGACAAATACACCCGTTATAACTTCAATGCCTATCTCGGAACGGAGCTGACGAAAAACCTTAACGCCAGCGTCAACCTGTTCTACAAAAACAGCAACCGCACCACGCCGGCAGATTTCGGCAGCCTGTTCTACAACGCGATCACCTACAGTTCGTATATACCTACCGGTTATGGTACCGCTCCTAACGGCGATGTGCTGCCTTATAACACGCCGAACAACGTGGTGCGTACAGAGCCGGTCAACACGGCCTTTGGAGACGATCTGCGCCTGTTCGGTAAACTGGAGTACAATCCGCTGAACGGATTAAAGATCACCGGAGAATATACCTACAACAAAAAGAATGAGGACAACCGGCAGATCAGGGGTAAAAATGAATACATCAATGCCGCCACCTACGACCGGCAGTTCCTCAACAACAATACCCGCTACACCCGCGCCAATGACCGCACGGTGTACCAGGCGGTCAACCTATACGCGAGTTATACCAAAGCGCTGGGGCAGCACCACGCCACCGTACTGATCGGTACCAACCAGGAAATCAGCAAGCAGGAAAACTTCAGTATCAACCGGCTGGACATCCTCAGCCCGCAGGTACCTTCCCTGTCTACCTCCACGGGCACCATCGCCGGCGGCGACGGCTTCGGCGAGTACGCTATTTCCGGTTATTTCGGACGCATCAACTATGACTACAAAAACAAATACCTGCTGGAAGTAAACGGCCGTTTCGATGGCTCCAGCCGCTTTGCACCGGGCCACCGCTTCGGTTTCTTCCCCTCCGTGTCTGCCGGCTGGAATGTGAGTGAAGAAGCTTTTATGAAACCACTCAGCCCGGTGCTGTCACAATGGAAACTGCGTGCGTCCTTTGGCGAAATCGGCAACCAGGTGGTGTTTAAAACAGATAAAGCGGGCAACAGGGTCCCTAACTATTATCCTTATATCCCTGGCATGGAACCCTACAACGCCGCCTGGACGGACCCCGCGACCAACATCCGTTATGTGTCGCTGGGCATGCCTGCACTGGTTAGCTCCGACTTCACCTGGGAAACAGTACGTACCCTCGATTTCGGTACAGACTTCAGCCTGTTCCGCGACCGCCTCAATACCACGTTCGACTGGTACCGCCGCAGCACGCTGAACATGCTGGCGCCAGGCGCGGAACTGCCTGCCATCCTGGGCGCTCCCGCACCATTGCAGAACGTGGCCGATCTGGAATCCAAAGGCTGGGAACTGCAGATGTCCTGGAAAGATAAAATAAGGTCAGTGAGCTACTCCATCGGCTTCAACCTGTCAGACAGCCGCGCTTTCATTACCCGGTACAACAACCCCGCCGGCCTGCTGAACATCAACGCAAACGGGCAGCTGGACAACTACTACACCGGGCAGGAGATCGGGGAGATATGGGGCTTCGGCACCTATGGATTTTACACCGTAGATGATTTCCGGAAAGGATCGCTGGACGCTAACCTGCAGAAAGGCACGCTGTTGCCCGGTGTGCCCGGATACCGCGGCGTACCGCAGAACCCCGGTGATATCCGCTATGAAGACCTGAACGGCGACGGCCAGATTTTCACCGGCAATAACACGCTGTCAGATCCGGGCGACCGGAAAATTATCGGCAACAGCCAGCGCCGCTTCCAGTTCGGTATCTTCGGCAACGCCTCCTGGAATAATTTCGATTTCTCCTTCTTCCTGCAGGGCGTGGGCAAAAGAGACCTGTGGCTGAGCAACCAGCTGTACTGGCCCTATCTCAACCAGTTCGGCACCATGTACAAACACAATCTCGACTACTGGACGCCTTCCAATCCCAATGGCTTTTATCCGCGCGGCTATCCTGATGGCGCCGGTAACGCAGACAAGAGCCGTTTCGTGCAGACAAAGTATTTATCCAACGGCGCTTACCTGCGGGTGAAAAATATCACGCTGGGATACACTGTTCCCAAGTCGCTGCTGAAACGCATTTTCATCGATAATATCCGTGTATTCGTGACCGGTGAAAACCTTTTCACCTTCGATCACCTGCCGGATGGTATGGAGGCTGACGCCAATATCGTGAGCGACGGCGGTATCTATCCTTTCCTGAAGAAATACAGCTTCGGTCTAAATGTTAATTTCTAA
- a CDS encoding RagB/SusD family nutrient uptake outer membrane protein, with translation MNRIQHIVSVAAAALLLHSCQGRLDLQPKDQLTEKTTFTQYDNIKAYAWQFYEVFPGYSSANVNKEYDGDLFLNANPNGESNWIWQRVTIPSSSDDYKDPYARIRAVNIMLDNLDQSPISAADKDHWRSVGYFFRAYSYANLVNKYGDVQWVEKALSDGDVDQLYAKRTPRAAVTQKILDQLLWAEAHIKPAGDGPNTINVHVVRALISRFGLTEGTWRRYHQLGDPLPYLRASADAAAKLVKDFPLLNPNYDLDFNSESLANVPGILLYKQYEQTQVFHSLASLGRNSAGRWDLTKKAVDMYLMTDGQTRWTSQQFAGDQSPYTEFRNRDKRLYFTVPPPFKVVVNHPSMNWQPTGDPADQEYFPVMAAISGPKNKTLPTLNWQGLVVRQEPHFADDNRGQPFNVTYTGYRFYKFSNKIQMVQNLDVNDAPIFRMGEVMVNYAEAKYELGEFDQGIADQTINKLRARGGVAPLQLAAIPADPTRDPTVTPALWEIRRERAIELMGESFRFDDLRRWKKMDYALQQKLGRWIKKGVDVSATAPIPVQNGATEGYIAYEKVPPAPFPEYYYLYPIPSNQTVLNPSLVQNPGWK, from the coding sequence ATGAACCGTATTCAACATATTGTTTCCGTTGCTGCTGCCGCCTTGTTGCTGCACAGCTGCCAGGGCCGGCTGGACCTGCAACCAAAAGACCAGCTCACAGAGAAAACCACGTTTACACAATACGATAATATCAAAGCTTACGCATGGCAGTTCTATGAAGTGTTTCCCGGATACAGCAGCGCCAACGTGAATAAAGAATATGACGGGGACCTGTTCCTGAATGCCAACCCCAACGGGGAGTCCAACTGGATATGGCAGCGCGTTACCATCCCGTCGTCTTCTGATGATTATAAAGATCCCTATGCACGGATCCGCGCGGTGAACATCATGCTCGATAACCTGGACCAGTCGCCCATTTCAGCGGCTGATAAAGACCACTGGCGCAGCGTGGGATATTTTTTCCGCGCTTACAGCTATGCCAACCTGGTGAATAAATACGGCGATGTGCAGTGGGTAGAGAAGGCATTGTCGGACGGCGATGTGGACCAGCTTTACGCCAAACGTACGCCCCGCGCAGCAGTGACGCAAAAGATCCTCGATCAGCTGCTGTGGGCGGAAGCACATATCAAACCTGCCGGCGACGGTCCCAATACCATCAATGTACATGTTGTGCGGGCGCTGATTTCCCGTTTCGGGCTTACGGAAGGCACCTGGCGCAGGTACCACCAGCTTGGTGATCCGCTGCCTTACCTGCGCGCCAGCGCTGATGCCGCTGCCAAACTGGTAAAAGATTTTCCGCTGCTGAACCCTAACTACGACCTGGATTTCAACAGCGAGTCGCTGGCCAACGTACCGGGCATCCTGCTGTATAAACAGTACGAACAAACGCAGGTGTTCCATTCGCTGGCATCGCTGGGCCGTAACTCCGCAGGCCGCTGGGACCTGACCAAAAAGGCGGTGGACATGTACCTGATGACAGACGGGCAAACCCGCTGGACCAGTCAGCAGTTTGCCGGTGATCAGTCTCCCTACACCGAGTTCCGCAACCGTGACAAACGTTTATACTTCACCGTGCCGCCACCGTTTAAAGTGGTGGTGAACCATCCCAGCATGAACTGGCAGCCTACCGGCGATCCTGCGGACCAGGAGTATTTCCCGGTGATGGCCGCTATCTCCGGTCCTAAAAACAAAACGCTGCCTACGCTCAACTGGCAGGGGCTGGTGGTACGGCAGGAGCCGCACTTTGCAGACGATAACCGTGGGCAACCTTTTAATGTAACGTATACCGGTTACCGTTTCTATAAGTTCAGCAACAAGATACAGATGGTGCAGAACCTCGATGTGAACGATGCGCCCATCTTCCGCATGGGAGAGGTGATGGTCAACTATGCAGAAGCGAAATATGAGCTGGGCGAATTTGATCAGGGCATTGCTGATCAGACGATCAATAAACTGCGCGCCCGCGGCGGTGTGGCGCCGTTGCAGCTGGCGGCCATCCCTGCAGACCCTACGCGCGATCCAACGGTAACGCCTGCACTCTGGGAGATACGCCGTGAGCGGGCGATAGAGTTGATGGGTGAATCTTTCCGGTTTGACGACCTCCGTCGCTGGAAGAAAATGGACTATGCACTGCAACAGAAACTGGGCCGCTGGATCAAAAAAGGGGTGGACGTATCCGCCACAGCGCCCATCCCTGTGCAGAACGGCGCTACCGAAGGATACATCGCCTACGAGAAGGTGCCGCCTGCTCCATTCCCTGAGTATTATTATCTTTATCCGATCCCATCCAATCAAACGGTGCTGAACCCCAGTCTGGTACAGAACCCCGGATGGAAATAA
- a CDS encoding arylsulfatase yields the protein MMKKIVLPLLSALLFTGASTQAQQRPNIVFILADDLGYGDLGVYGQQKIKTPNIDRLARQGMLFTRFYAGTSVCAPSRSALLTGQHTGHTYVRGNKEIQPEGQEPLADTVQSYAKMLQQAGYVTGAFGKWGLGMVGTTGAPDKKGFDVFYGYNCQRQSHRYYPTHLWSNNTRIDLEGNDLRQKKVYAPELIQQQTLAFIENNRSKPFFLFVPSILPHAELSGPDDQYYQQYENAFPETPHKGNDYGPGALVPGYASVEKPHATYAAMVTRLDAYVGQILDKLDQLGLTQNTIVIFSSDNGAHREGGADPVFFNSSAGLRGFKRDLYEGGIRTPFIVKWPGKVKAGSRNAFVGAFWDLMPTFTQIAGAPKPPYTDGVSLVPTLIGKGKQAQHPYLYWEFHEDNGTQAVRMGKWKGFRKGVMKDAQAPLELYDLDKDPAEQHNVAASHPDIVKKIKGYMEEAHVESPVFPLTAH from the coding sequence ATGATGAAAAAAATTGTTCTACCGCTGCTGTCGGCCTTACTGTTCACAGGGGCGTCCACGCAAGCGCAGCAGCGTCCCAACATCGTGTTTATCCTTGCGGATGACCTGGGCTATGGCGACCTGGGCGTATATGGGCAGCAGAAAATCAAAACGCCGAACATTGACCGGCTGGCCCGTCAGGGGATGCTGTTTACCCGCTTTTACGCCGGAACGTCCGTGTGTGCGCCGTCCCGCTCTGCGCTGCTGACAGGGCAGCATACCGGTCACACTTACGTGCGCGGCAACAAAGAGATACAGCCGGAAGGGCAGGAGCCATTGGCAGACACCGTGCAGAGCTACGCGAAGATGTTGCAGCAGGCCGGTTACGTGACCGGCGCATTCGGAAAATGGGGACTGGGCATGGTAGGGACTACCGGTGCGCCCGATAAAAAAGGGTTCGATGTGTTTTACGGATATAACTGCCAGCGGCAGTCGCACCGCTACTATCCCACACACCTGTGGAGCAACAACACGCGCATCGACCTGGAAGGCAATGATCTCCGGCAGAAAAAAGTATATGCGCCGGAGTTAATACAGCAACAGACGCTGGCTTTCATTGAAAACAACCGCAGCAAGCCATTTTTCCTGTTCGTACCGTCTATCCTGCCACACGCAGAATTATCAGGGCCTGACGATCAGTATTACCAACAATATGAAAACGCTTTCCCGGAAACGCCGCATAAGGGTAACGACTACGGCCCCGGCGCGTTGGTGCCGGGTTACGCTTCCGTGGAGAAGCCACATGCCACCTATGCGGCGATGGTCACCCGCCTGGACGCCTATGTAGGGCAGATCCTCGACAAGCTGGACCAGCTGGGGCTTACTCAAAATACCATCGTTATCTTCAGCAGCGACAACGGTGCACACCGTGAAGGCGGCGCCGACCCGGTGTTCTTCAACAGTTCCGCCGGACTGCGGGGTTTCAAACGGGACCTGTATGAAGGCGGTATCCGCACGCCTTTCATCGTAAAATGGCCAGGCAAGGTGAAAGCGGGCAGCCGCAATGCTTTTGTGGGCGCGTTCTGGGACCTGATGCCTACTTTTACGCAAATCGCCGGCGCTCCGAAGCCACCCTATACAGATGGTGTTTCCCTGGTGCCCACGCTTATCGGCAAAGGTAAGCAGGCTCAGCATCCTTACCTGTACTGGGAGTTTCATGAAGACAACGGTACACAGGCCGTACGTATGGGCAAATGGAAAGGGTTCCGCAAAGGAGTGATGAAAGACGCACAGGCGCCGCTGGAGCTGTACGACCTCGATAAAGACCCGGCAGAGCAGCACAATGTGGCGGCATCTCATCCCGATATCGTGAAAAAAATAAAAGGATATATGGAGGAAGCACATGTGGAAAGCCCGGTGTTCCCGCTGACAGCACATTAA
- a CDS encoding Gfo/Idh/MocA family protein, which translates to MHTRRNFLQQVAAATMAIPLSSLSALAMPRRDGQVLRVALMGLGGYANRVAEAMQSCTKAKLTGIVSGTPSKIKDWQNKYGIPEKNCYSYDTFDQIKNNPDIDVVYVTTPNALHHNNVIRAAAAGKHVICEKPMALNAREGREMIAACKKAGVQLLVGYRMHFEPKTLEVVRMRNDGEFGKVLFFQGLCGFRIGDPTQWRLNKALAGGGSLMDIGIYAINGARYMVGAEPVWVTAQETKTDPVKFKEGVDETIQFQLGFPDGTVASCLSTYNMNNLDRFFLNGEKGFAELQPSTGYGPIRGRTHKGELTQPHKTHQTVQMDEMAGILLENKQPVVPVNGEEGLKDLQIIDAIYQAVKTGRRVDLHLG; encoded by the coding sequence ATGCATACACGCCGTAATTTTCTGCAACAGGTGGCAGCCGCTACCATGGCCATTCCACTATCATCGCTTTCCGCGCTTGCCATGCCGCGCCGTGACGGACAGGTGCTCCGTGTGGCCCTGATGGGCCTTGGCGGTTATGCCAACCGCGTGGCAGAAGCCATGCAATCCTGCACAAAAGCCAAACTCACCGGTATTGTCAGCGGTACGCCTTCCAAAATAAAGGATTGGCAAAACAAGTATGGTATTCCCGAAAAGAACTGCTACAGCTACGACACGTTCGATCAGATCAAAAACAACCCTGACATCGACGTCGTTTACGTAACCACGCCCAATGCGCTGCATCACAACAATGTGATCCGTGCGGCTGCGGCAGGTAAACATGTCATCTGCGAAAAGCCGATGGCGCTCAATGCCAGAGAAGGCAGGGAGATGATCGCAGCCTGTAAAAAAGCCGGCGTGCAGCTGTTGGTAGGTTACCGTATGCATTTTGAACCCAAAACGCTGGAGGTGGTCCGGATGCGTAACGATGGGGAGTTCGGAAAGGTCCTTTTCTTCCAGGGGCTGTGTGGTTTCCGCATCGGCGACCCTACGCAGTGGCGGCTGAACAAGGCGCTGGCCGGGGGAGGTTCCCTGATGGACATCGGTATCTACGCGATCAACGGCGCCCGTTATATGGTGGGTGCTGAGCCGGTATGGGTGACGGCGCAGGAAACGAAAACAGATCCGGTGAAATTTAAAGAAGGCGTGGATGAAACGATACAGTTTCAGCTGGGATTCCCGGATGGCACTGTAGCCTCCTGCCTGTCGACCTACAACATGAATAATCTCGATCGTTTCTTTTTAAACGGGGAGAAAGGATTTGCGGAATTGCAGCCATCCACCGGTTATGGCCCTATCCGCGGCCGTACACATAAAGGGGAACTGACGCAACCGCATAAAACCCATCAAACAGTACAGATGGATGAGATGGCGGGCATCCTGCTGGAAAACAAACAACCGGTGGTGCCTGTCAACGGTGAGGAAGGGCTGAAAGATCTGCAGATCATCGACGCTATCTATCAGGCGGTGAAGACGGGCCGCCGGGTGGACCTGCACCTGGGATAA
- a CDS encoding helix-turn-helix domain-containing protein — translation MDSTTLKDFYRETNRQEPADAQREIGHFNVFNTAEVNKKVMPYNRRTYYKISLIQGRNRAEYADKVISVEKNALLFATPRIPYNWVPLDEEQGGCFCIFNDEFLTRHTSGVVLEDLPIYRPGGVPVFQLSDEEAAEILAIFRKMQKELASDYRYKYDLLRNYVMELIHHGQKLQPADTLNPTHNAATRVSSLFMELLERQFPVATPQHRVGLRTAKDYAGQLAVHVNHLNKVLKEQTGKTTTELISNRILQEAKILLKQTDWSISEIAYSLGFEELAHFSNFFRKQTSLAPNTFRG, via the coding sequence ATGGATAGTACTACGCTGAAAGATTTCTACCGGGAAACCAACAGGCAGGAACCGGCAGACGCCCAACGGGAGATCGGTCATTTTAACGTGTTCAATACCGCCGAAGTCAACAAAAAGGTAATGCCTTATAACCGGCGTACATACTATAAAATCAGCCTTATCCAGGGAAGAAACCGCGCTGAATACGCGGATAAGGTCATCTCCGTGGAAAAAAACGCGTTGCTGTTCGCTACGCCCCGCATCCCTTATAACTGGGTGCCGCTGGACGAAGAACAGGGCGGCTGTTTCTGTATTTTCAACGATGAATTCCTGACCCGCCATACAAGCGGCGTTGTGCTGGAAGATCTGCCGATCTACCGGCCCGGTGGCGTTCCGGTGTTCCAGCTGTCGGATGAGGAAGCGGCCGAAATACTGGCCATCTTCCGGAAAATGCAGAAGGAACTGGCTTCCGACTACCGCTATAAATATGACCTGTTACGCAATTACGTTATGGAGCTGATCCATCACGGCCAGAAACTGCAACCGGCAGACACCTTAAATCCCACCCATAATGCAGCTACCAGGGTATCTTCCCTGTTCATGGAACTGCTGGAAAGACAGTTCCCGGTAGCCACGCCGCAGCACAGGGTTGGACTGCGCACAGCAAAGGATTACGCCGGGCAACTGGCCGTACATGTCAACCATCTTAATAAAGTACTGAAGGAACAGACGGGCAAAACCACCACTGAACTGATCAGCAACCGGATTTTACAGGAAGCCAAGATACTGCTGAAGCAAACAGACTGGAGCATCTCCGAGATCGCTTACAGCCTCGGTTTCGAAGAGCTGGCCCATTTCTCCAATTTCTTCCGGAAACAGACATCGCTGGCGCCCAATACTTTCAGGGGATAG
- a CDS encoding SDR family NAD(P)-dependent oxidoreductase, with protein MTSRKKIALVTGGSRGLGRNMALRIAEKGIDVVITYHSRKEEAEAVVAAIGEKGGKAAALQLDAGNIKSFQDFFQRLKALLESTFQADHFDFLVNNGGTALYKPFAETTEEEFDTVLNVHYKGVFFLTQQALALLNDGGRIINISSGLARFSYFGSSAYGSMKGAIDTLTRYLAKELAPRRIAANVVAPGAIETDFGNGHVRDDAELNRSIADATALGRVGLPEDIGGVVAFLLTEEGRWINGQRIEVSGGIHL; from the coding sequence ATGACATCCCGTAAAAAAATAGCACTGGTAACCGGCGGCAGCCGTGGTCTGGGTAGAAATATGGCGCTGCGTATTGCAGAAAAAGGTATCGATGTGGTGATTACTTATCACAGCAGGAAGGAAGAGGCGGAAGCGGTGGTAGCGGCCATCGGTGAAAAAGGCGGTAAAGCAGCGGCGCTTCAGCTGGACGCCGGTAATATCAAAAGTTTCCAGGATTTTTTTCAACGGTTAAAAGCCTTGCTGGAAAGCACTTTCCAGGCAGACCATTTCGATTTCCTGGTGAATAACGGCGGTACCGCCCTCTATAAACCGTTTGCCGAAACGACGGAAGAAGAATTTGACACCGTGCTGAATGTGCATTACAAAGGCGTGTTTTTCCTGACGCAGCAGGCGCTGGCCTTGCTGAACGACGGCGGCCGTATTATCAACATTTCCTCCGGCCTGGCGCGGTTTTCTTATTTCGGCAGTTCCGCTTATGGTTCCATGAAAGGCGCGATAGATACGCTGACCCGTTATCTGGCCAAAGAGCTGGCGCCTCGTCGTATAGCCGCCAACGTAGTAGCCCCCGGCGCTATTGAAACAGACTTCGGCAACGGTCATGTAAGAGATGATGCGGAGCTTAACAGGAGCATTGCAGATGCTACGGCACTGGGCCGTGTGGGCTTGCCGGAAGATATCGGCGGTGTGGTGGCTTTCCTGTTGACCGAAGAAGGAAGATGGATCAACGGGCAGCGGATAGAGGTATCCGGGGGGATACATCTGTAA